The Bradyrhizobium barranii subsp. barranii genome segment TTGACGGCGGCATCGAGCGAGGCGCCGAGCCGGCGGCGCTGCGAGGCGACGTCGACGAAGGGAATGGGTTCGGAACGCAGATGCTGGTTCATGGCGCCTTGCGGGTTTTGAGCGGTCGACATGGAGAAGAGATCAGCCCGCGACGCGGCGCGGGCCCTTGCGGGCAGCCGACGAGGCCGCGGGCCGCGACGGCGTTTCGAGGCACTGCGTGGCGATCTCGAGACTGGCGACGCCCTCGTCGCCGGTAACCGCCGGCGTCTCGCCGTTGCGGACGGCCTTCAGGAACGCGATCAACTCGGCACGGAGCGGCTCGTCGTGGCCGACCGGCAGATGCCGCATCGAATAGCTGCCGTCCTGCTTGAAGCCGAAGCACTCGGTGACCTGGCGCGTCAACAGATCGCCCATCACGTATTTGCCGCGGGTCGCGACCGTGACGCTGCGCGCCTTGAACGGCGTCAGCCAGTTAGTGTTGATGTGCGCGAGCACGCCATTGGCGGTGCGGAACTGCAGGAGCGCGATGTCCTCGCGCTCGGCGACCGCGCTCGACAATTGCGGCTGCACCTCGACGATGTCGGATTCGGTGAACCAGCGGATCAGATCGATGTCGTGCACGGCGAGGTCGATGACGACGCCGACATTGGACATGCGCGGCGGGAACGGGCCGACGCGGGTGATCGCGATGGAGAGAATATCTTCGCCAGCGATCGCCTGCTTGACGGCGGCGACCGCCGGATTGAAGCGCTCGACATGGCCGATCATCAGCGTCACGCCGGCCTTTTGCGCGGCGGCGACGATCTCGCGACCTTCCGCGACCGTGGAGGCGATCGGCTTCTCCACCAGCACATGAACGTTCCTGCCGATGCAGGCGAGCGCGACCTCGTGATGCAGATGGGTCGGCGCGGCGATGGTGACGGCGTCGACACCTTCGGCGAGGAGTTGGTCGAGCGTCTCGAAACCCTGGCAGCTGGCAAGCTCGGTGGTGCGCGTCAGATGCGCCGGCGACGGATCGACCACACCGACGAGGCTGACGCCTGGAAGACCCGCGAGCACGCGCGCATGGTTGCTGCCCATCACGCCCGCGCCAACGACGCCAACGCGCAAGCCGGCCTTTGCCGGTGCAAACCCTTTGGAACTCATCTGAGTAAACCCCGATTCAACGCAAATCCCCGGGCCGCTTCTAGCACGGGCGCCACATTTGTGGCGAATGTCAGCCGAATTGACCGGACACGATTTGATTCAAAAAGTTACACGTTCCCCGGGCCTTAGCGCCAAAAGCTTGCGCCTTCCGGCCCGGGTCGCGTGATTCGGAGCTTGCTGGTTACGACCTTTGATAGTCGTCTTCAATCCGGATGATGTCGTCTTCCCCGAGATAGCTTCCGGTCTGGACCTCGATGAGTTCCAGCATGATCTTGCCGGGGTTCTCCATCCGGTGCACCGCGCCCATCGGGATGTAGATGGACTCGTTCTCGTGCACCGTCTTGACGGTCTCGTTGACGGTCACCCGGGCGGCACCGCGGACGACGATCCAGTGCTCGGCGCGATGATGGTGCTTCTGCAGCGACAGC includes the following:
- a CDS encoding Gfo/Idh/MocA family protein; translation: MSSKGFAPAKAGLRVGVVGAGVMGSNHARVLAGLPGVSLVGVVDPSPAHLTRTTELASCQGFETLDQLLAEGVDAVTIAAPTHLHHEVALACIGRNVHVLVEKPIASTVAEGREIVAAAQKAGVTLMIGHVERFNPAVAAVKQAIAGEDILSIAITRVGPFPPRMSNVGVVIDLAVHDIDLIRWFTESDIVEVQPQLSSAVAEREDIALLQFRTANGVLAHINTNWLTPFKARSVTVATRGKYVMGDLLTRQVTECFGFKQDGSYSMRHLPVGHDEPLRAELIAFLKAVRNGETPAVTGDEGVASLEIATQCLETPSRPAASSAARKGPRRVAG